A genomic region of Streptosporangium lutulentum contains the following coding sequences:
- a CDS encoding IS3 family transposase (programmed frameshift), whose translation MAPPRKYAPELRERAVRMVFELRAAGEGAGVLARVADQLGVHREALRTWVRQAEVDGGKRPGTSTSDAQRITELERENRELRRANEILKAASAYFRPGTRSQTAALVEFIDTHRERFGVEPICAVLEFAPSTYWAAKKRESNPSARAVRDEEVKKEILKVWNGPGRGLYGARKVWGQLNRQGVTVARCTVERLMRELGLCGATWSRKRPRTTVPGADRPGDLLERNFTAGRPDLRWVADITYVATASGWVYTAFVQDLYSRRIVGWQVADHLGTDLALDALEMAIWARGGVIDDLVHHSDRGVQYTSIRYAERLDQVGAARSVGSKGDSYDNAAAESLNSLYKKEIIEFHGGWKGVMDVTISTMEWVAWYNSERLHSYCGNVPPAEYEETFHRSTADGGLAIENQAI comes from the exons ATGGCACCACCGAGGAAGTATGCCCCTGAGCTGCGGGAACGCGCTGTCCGTATGGTTTTCGAGCTGCGTGCGGCCGGTGAGGGGGCGGGCGTGCTGGCCCGGGTCGCAGACCAGCTCGGGGTGCACCGCGAGGCGCTACGGACCTGGGTGCGCCAGGCCGAGGTCGATGGCGGGAAGCGCCCGGGGACATCGACTTCTGACGCCCAGCGGATCACCGAACTCGAGCGTGAGAATCGCGAGTTGCGGCGGGCGAACGAGATCCTGAAGGCCGCCTCGGCGTATT TTCGCCCGGGAACTCGATCCCAGACTGCCGCGCTAGTCGAGTTCATCGATACCCATCGCGAACGGTTCGGTGTGGAGCCGATCTGTGCCGTGCTGGAGTTCGCGCCGTCCACGTACTGGGCGGCGAAGAAACGGGAGTCGAATCCGTCGGCTCGTGCGGTCCGGGACGAAGAGGTGAAAAAGGAGATCCTGAAAGTGTGGAACGGCCCGGGACGTGGCCTATATGGGGCGCGGAAGGTGTGGGGCCAGCTCAACCGCCAGGGCGTCACGGTCGCCCGGTGCACGGTCGAGCGGCTGATGCGCGAGCTGGGCCTGTGCGGGGCGACCTGGTCGCGCAAACGGCCCCGGACCACCGTCCCCGGCGCCGATCGACCCGGTGACCTGCTGGAACGCAACTTCACCGCGGGCCGGCCGGACCTGCGATGGGTCGCGGACATCACCTATGTCGCCACCGCCTCCGGCTGGGTGTACACCGCGTTCGTCCAGGACCTGTACTCCCGTCGGATCGTCGGCTGGCAGGTCGCCGACCACCTGGGCACCGATCTGGCACTCGACGCCCTGGAAATGGCGATCTGGGCGCGTGGAGGCGTCATCGATGACCTTGTTCACCATTCCGATAGAGGCGTTCAATATACTTCTATCCGCTACGCCGAACGGCTCGACCAGGTCGGTGCGGCTCGTTCTGTGGGCAGCAAAGGCGATTCGTATGACAATGCCGCTGCGGAGTCGCTCAACAGTCTCTACAAGAAGGAGATAATCGAGTTCCATGGCGGCTGGAAAGGCGTCATGGATGTGACGATTTCCACCATGGAATGGGTTGCCTGGTATAATTCTGAAAGGCTACATTCTTACTGCGGGAACGTTCCTCCGGCCGAGTACGAGGAGACGTTCCACCGATCAACCGCCGACGGCGGCCTGGCGATCGAGAACCAAGCGATCTAG
- a CDS encoding alpha/beta hydrolase: MSTFVLIHGGGDVGWSWHLVEAELRARGHDVLAPDLPGDDESKTLTDYADAVVEAVGDRQDLVVVGHSFGAFTAPLVADRLPVDVLVLLAGMIPSPGESPDEWWANTGFQSAVEEQARRDGGLTGSADPFVSFYHDVPRELAEEAMGKERGHPSRAASAAPWPLDAWPNVPTRFVLCGEDRFFPPDFFRRLVPERLGTVPDEIAGGHCVALSRPEEVADMLAGYAATAATASATRAEQ, translated from the coding sequence ATGAGCACATTCGTGTTGATCCACGGCGGAGGAGACGTCGGATGGTCCTGGCACCTGGTGGAGGCCGAGCTCCGGGCGCGGGGGCACGACGTGCTGGCTCCCGACCTTCCGGGTGACGACGAGTCGAAGACCCTGACGGACTACGCCGACGCCGTGGTCGAGGCCGTCGGTGACAGGCAGGACCTGGTCGTCGTGGGCCACTCGTTCGGTGCGTTCACCGCCCCGTTGGTCGCCGATCGGCTGCCCGTCGATGTGCTGGTCCTCCTGGCCGGCATGATCCCGTCGCCGGGTGAGTCGCCGGATGAGTGGTGGGCCAACACCGGCTTCCAGAGCGCGGTGGAGGAGCAGGCCAGGCGCGACGGCGGTTTGACCGGCAGCGCGGATCCATTCGTGAGCTTCTACCACGACGTACCGCGGGAGCTGGCCGAGGAGGCGATGGGCAAGGAGCGCGGCCATCCGTCCAGGGCCGCATCGGCCGCTCCGTGGCCGTTGGACGCGTGGCCGAACGTGCCGACGAGGTTCGTGCTCTGCGGCGAGGACCGCTTCTTCCCGCCCGACTTCTTTCGCCGGCTGGTGCCCGAGCGCCTGGGTACCGTCCCCGACGAGATCGCGGGCGGCCACTGCGTCGCGCTCAGCCGTCCCGAAGAGGTGGCGGACATGTTGGCGGGCTACGCGGCTACCGCGGCTACCGCGTCTGCCACGAGGGCCGAGCAGTGA
- a CDS encoding class I SAM-dependent methyltransferase: protein MSNQEGTRMRPNSAPAVGEHGTRKTDLFDYDAELRLHNELFRAAARVGSRDRVLDIGCGTGQSTREAARAAVTGSVVGVDLSAPMLERARQLSDDQGLPNIAYQQADAQVHRFPSTHFDLCISRFGAMFFADPVAAFTNIGRALRPGARLVLLVWQDRDRNEWASAIRRSLTAATAAPAPPTGGPGPFSLADPTVTQGILAAAGFTQVGFTDVREPVFYGPDTATAFDNVLRLREYEDLLAHLDTATAEHARTRLRATLAAHNTDSGVYFDSRAWIVTARRH from the coding sequence ATGTCCAACCAGGAGGGTACCCGGATGCGGCCGAACTCCGCGCCGGCCGTGGGTGAGCACGGGACCAGGAAGACGGACCTGTTCGACTACGACGCAGAGTTGCGGCTGCACAACGAACTCTTCCGTGCCGCTGCCCGCGTCGGCTCGCGCGACCGTGTGCTCGACATCGGCTGTGGTACGGGGCAGTCCACGCGCGAGGCCGCCCGCGCCGCCGTCACCGGCAGCGTGGTAGGCGTCGATCTCTCCGCGCCGATGCTCGAACGGGCCCGTCAGCTCAGTGACGACCAGGGACTGCCCAACATCGCCTACCAGCAGGCGGACGCTCAGGTTCACCGCTTCCCATCGACGCATTTCGACCTTTGTATCAGCAGGTTCGGGGCGATGTTCTTCGCCGACCCGGTCGCCGCGTTCACCAATATCGGGCGCGCTCTGCGCCCCGGAGCGCGCCTCGTGCTGCTGGTCTGGCAGGATCGCGACCGCAATGAATGGGCCTCCGCGATCCGCCGGAGCCTCACCGCCGCAACGGCCGCACCCGCCCCTCCCACCGGCGGTCCGGGCCCGTTCTCACTCGCCGATCCGACCGTCACGCAAGGCATCCTGGCGGCGGCAGGCTTCACGCAGGTCGGCTTCACCGACGTGCGCGAGCCCGTCTTCTACGGTCCGGACACCGCCACCGCCTTCGACAACGTGCTCCGCCTGCGGGAATACGAAGACCTGCTTGCCCACCTCGACACCGCGACAGCCGAGCACGCACGCACGCGGCTACGCGCCACCCTCGCCGCCCACAACACCGACAGCGGTGTGTACTTCGACTCGCGTGCCTGGATCGTCACAGCCCGCCGCCACTGA
- a CDS encoding LysR family transcriptional regulator, translating to MTDLELRHLAAMAAVAEEGSFGRAAARLGYTQSTVSQQIAALERSVGGPVFDRPGGPRPVRITPLGAVVLEHGRELLAKAAALAEAVDRFQAGDGRIDIGTFQSVSTVILPVVVRRLRDEHPGCDIRLSEEEPEAPQIGDLDLLFYDGPLNGDVEHVKLLDDPYLLVAGRGTFSEHSVPLERLDGAPLVAWPSTCDQPRMEEALTRAGANPKIVFRTAGNETLLSMVRAGMGSAVLPWLAIHAADAQSDDRLRVHELRPAIPPREICLHWRAGRTHSPLAARAIEIAIEVASDLADEPALKQGCCQRTCHPPRTSKKP from the coding sequence GTGACCGATCTCGAACTGAGGCACCTGGCCGCCATGGCCGCTGTCGCCGAGGAAGGCTCGTTCGGCCGGGCGGCGGCCCGCCTCGGCTACACCCAGTCGACCGTGAGCCAGCAGATCGCCGCGTTGGAGAGGTCTGTCGGCGGCCCGGTGTTCGATCGACCGGGTGGGCCCAGACCGGTGCGGATCACACCGCTCGGCGCCGTCGTCCTCGAGCACGGACGCGAGCTGCTGGCGAAGGCGGCGGCCCTGGCCGAGGCCGTGGACCGGTTCCAGGCCGGCGACGGCCGGATCGACATCGGCACCTTCCAGAGCGTATCCACGGTGATCTTGCCGGTCGTCGTACGTCGGCTGCGCGACGAGCACCCAGGCTGCGACATCCGGCTGTCCGAGGAAGAGCCGGAGGCGCCTCAGATCGGCGATCTCGACCTGCTGTTCTACGACGGCCCCCTCAACGGCGACGTCGAGCATGTCAAGCTGCTCGACGATCCGTACCTGCTGGTGGCCGGTCGCGGCACCTTCTCCGAGCATTCCGTCCCGCTGGAACGGCTCGACGGCGCACCGCTGGTGGCCTGGCCGTCGACCTGCGACCAGCCCAGGATGGAGGAGGCGTTAACCCGCGCCGGCGCGAACCCGAAGATCGTCTTCCGTACGGCAGGCAACGAGACGCTGCTGTCGATGGTGCGCGCCGGGATGGGATCGGCGGTGCTGCCGTGGCTCGCCATCCACGCTGCCGACGCCCAGTCCGACGACCGGCTCCGCGTCCACGAGCTGCGACCGGCCATTCCCCCACGCGAGATCTGCCTGCACTGGCGAGCCGGCCGTACCCACTCCCCCTTGGCGGCCCGAGCGATCGAGATCGCCATTGAAGTCGCGTCCGACCTGGCCGACGAGCCGGCCCTGAAACAGGGGTGCTGTCAACGAACGTGTCACCCGCCCCGAACGAGCAAGAAGCCGTAG
- a CDS encoding FAD-dependent monooxygenase: MAHIYHKANGQRGFSLTRETIAATMGNRSMNILRGDVKTVLYEAVRDTTEIRFATTIDAVNHDERAVHVTLSDGSIEHADLLIGADGLHSATRALAFGPEEDYRLDLDHMVAVYMLDKRPADIAEGTTGTLSAGGRTVAVISVADGRNVAFFGYRTDRSAATPADGPHKVLPASTATWDGWCPRSSRACRQPSPSTS; the protein is encoded by the coding sequence GTGGCCCACATCTATCACAAGGCCAATGGGCAGCGGGGCTTCTCCCTGACCCGCGAAACCATCGCGGCCACCATGGGCAACCGGTCGATGAACATCCTGCGCGGTGACGTAAAGACCGTCTTGTATGAGGCGGTCCGCGACACGACCGAGATCCGCTTCGCCACCACCATCGATGCCGTCAACCACGATGAGCGGGCGGTGCACGTCACCCTCAGCGACGGCAGCATCGAGCACGCCGATCTGCTCATCGGTGCCGACGGCCTGCATTCGGCCACCCGCGCGCTGGCATTCGGCCCCGAAGAGGACTATCGCCTCGACCTTGACCACATGGTCGCCGTCTACATGCTCGACAAGCGGCCAGCGGACATCGCGGAGGGAACCACCGGCACCCTTTCCGCGGGCGGCCGCACCGTTGCCGTGATCAGCGTCGCAGACGGCAGGAACGTCGCCTTCTTCGGCTACCGCACCGATCGCAGCGCCGCCACACCGGCCGACGGCCCGCACAAGGTGCTGCCCGCATCTACGGCGACATGGGATGGGTGGTGCCCGAGGTCCTCGCGGGCCTGCAGACAGCCGAGTCCATCTACTTCTTAG
- a CDS encoding alpha/beta hydrolase, which translates to MSIQAAMSRASTTSAAFADVTAELCRDLGVGRLAAVVGISAGGRTALAMAARHPHLVERLILQSAVGFLPWPDRRTRLGGRLVFNAGIEAATWAAVHLLMRIAPQAGLRLLLRDLSTLPIRHVVAGLSEHDRAELLALFGLMRSGSGFLNDMLVVPDCAAQVGQPALIIASRTDRSVPFAHAESLATALPWAELVASQADGHMIWFGSDYPAIAGKIKDSSPRVEHSPDPSGPRRHTSPWQAGARASADDRSLPRECAAAGEDQPPSAAARQSVLSTRRGDHCAPNE; encoded by the coding sequence GTGAGCATCCAGGCGGCCATGTCGCGGGCGTCGACCACGTCGGCCGCCTTCGCCGACGTCACCGCGGAGCTGTGCCGCGATCTGGGGGTCGGCCGGCTCGCCGCGGTGGTGGGCATCTCGGCGGGCGGGCGCACCGCCCTGGCCATGGCGGCACGTCATCCGCACCTGGTGGAGCGGTTGATCTTGCAAAGTGCGGTCGGGTTCCTGCCCTGGCCGGACCGGCGCACCCGCCTGGGGGGCCGGCTGGTATTCAACGCCGGCATCGAGGCGGCCACCTGGGCCGCCGTCCACCTGCTGATGCGCATTGCACCGCAGGCAGGGTTGCGACTGCTGCTACGCGACTTGTCCACCCTGCCCATCCGCCACGTCGTGGCCGGCCTGAGCGAGCACGACCGGGCCGAACTCCTCGCACTGTTCGGGCTCATGCGCTCAGGCAGCGGTTTTCTCAACGACATGCTGGTTGTGCCCGACTGCGCCGCCCAGGTTGGCCAGCCCGCCCTGATCATCGCCAGCCGCACGGACCGCTCGGTTCCCTTCGCCCACGCCGAATCCCTCGCCACGGCCCTGCCCTGGGCCGAACTGGTGGCAAGCCAGGCCGATGGCCACATGATCTGGTTCGGATCCGACTACCCCGCGATCGCCGGCAAGATCAAGGATTCCTCGCCACGGGTTGAGCATTCGCCCGATCCTTCCGGCCCGCGGCGGCATACTTCGCCCTGGCAGGCTGGGGCGCGAGCGTCAGCCGATGATCGCTCGCTTCCCCGAGAGTGCGCGGCGGCCGGGGAAGACCAGCCCCCGTCGGCGGCGGCCCGCCAGTCGGTTCTCTCCACGCGCCGAGGCGACCATTGCGCCCCAAACGAGTGA